One window of the Leucobacter komagatae genome contains the following:
- a CDS encoding helix-turn-helix domain-containing protein, whose protein sequence is MNANISQFPARNADELSAAQMVADNLAAELARRRISGRQASAAMGLSVPYVARRISGETPLDVNDLFAFSALLGVSPAVLLGTENPHQSPDGGVSVGPAGIEPTTSTV, encoded by the coding sequence ATGAACGCAAACATATCTCAATTTCCAGCACGGAATGCGGACGAGCTAAGCGCCGCTCAGATGGTTGCAGACAACCTGGCGGCAGAGCTTGCTCGACGCCGCATCTCTGGGAGGCAAGCGTCCGCAGCAATGGGGCTGAGTGTGCCTTACGTGGCTCGCCGCATCTCAGGGGAGACGCCTCTTGACGTGAATGACCTGTTCGCTTTTTCGGCGCTGCTTGGAGTATCGCCTGCGGTGCTTCTGGGAACAGAAAACCCCCACCAGTCTCCTGATGGGGGTGTATCGGTGGGCCCGGCCGGGATCGAACCGACGACATCCACGGTGTAA
- a CDS encoding helix-turn-helix domain-containing protein, which translates to MSLESTALVWAHSKADGAALLAILCIADHDGDGGSWPSMETIAHRARVTRDTARKLVRKLEAMGEIVTDTNGGGGLRTASHMRTNRYEITIECPPTCDHSARHRERPEPVDNTPQPNGGVPSARRGAPQPHGGANHPLTTHLGNSELDLGDLGGDDRVSKSESEGQADYGSWHPGAQVAEAMRQAAVEADRQPVKRPDYSKPAGKIATTPPAPTVPRFDPATIPARPELVSAEQQKLNVKAEQFACPDGFGTGKGSRHWCPPTDAACVRCGADVADILNLESLEPQP; encoded by the coding sequence GTGAGCCTCGAATCCACGGCGCTCGTGTGGGCGCATTCCAAAGCTGACGGCGCTGCACTACTCGCGATTCTGTGCATCGCCGACCACGACGGAGACGGCGGCTCATGGCCCTCGATGGAGACGATCGCACACCGCGCAAGGGTGACCCGCGACACAGCCCGCAAGCTCGTTCGCAAGCTCGAAGCGATGGGCGAGATCGTCACCGACACGAACGGCGGCGGCGGGCTCCGCACAGCATCCCACATGCGCACGAACCGCTACGAAATCACAATCGAGTGCCCGCCGACTTGCGACCACTCGGCCCGCCACCGCGAACGCCCCGAGCCTGTGGATAACACCCCCCAGCCAAATGGAGGGGTCCCCTCCGCGCGGAGGGGTGCCCCCCAGCCGCACGGAGGGGCGAACCATCCATTAACTACCCATCTTGGAAACTCAGAACTAGACCTTGGGGATCTCGGCGGGGACGACCGCGTTTCAAAGTCCGAGAGCGAGGGGCAGGCGGATTACGGTTCGTGGCACCCCGGCGCTCAAGTTGCCGAGGCGATGCGTCAGGCGGCAGTCGAGGCCGACCGTCAGCCGGTGAAGCGCCCCGACTACTCGAAGCCCGCAGGCAAGATCGCGACCACACCACCGGCCCCGACCGTCCCCCGCTTCGATCCCGCCACGATCCCCGCCCGCCCCGAACTCGTGAGCGCCGAACAGCAGAAACTCAACGTCAAAGCCGAGCAGTTCGCCTGCCCTGACGGGTTCGGCACCGGCAAGGGCTCGCGCCATTGGTGCCCGCCTACGGATGCCGCGTGCGTCCGCTGTGGCGCAGACGTAGCCGACATCCTCAATCTCGAAAGTTTGGAGCCTCAGCCATGA
- a CDS encoding helix-turn-helix domain-containing protein, translated as MALQIHVERTAAANARAQAARQKLSGREIARRLDFSPVYVSRRLSGEVEFSESDLHSFASVLGVTAATLLGETPE; from the coding sequence ATGGCATTACAAATTCACGTTGAGCGAACGGCGGCAGCGAATGCACGCGCTCAAGCTGCGCGTCAGAAGCTATCGGGCCGCGAGATTGCCAGACGCCTAGACTTCTCGCCCGTCTACGTGAGTCGACGGCTATCAGGTGAGGTCGAGTTCTCTGAGTCCGACCTTCACAGCTTTGCCAGCGTCCTCGGCGTCACGGCAGCGACACTACTTGGGGAGACCCCAGAGTGA
- a CDS encoding phage portal protein: MGILDLLRPGTAARSRSTRPTGGGVLFRSSFATQHPNELVWNDYFGQLSPHGSARPYSRLDALRVPAIAASRNRIIEHLAGRPLVDYTPEGRAEQQPAWLTRTDNALAMSPYQRTVAMLDDHIFNGVSAFAVNRDAGGQITEALHIPFDRWHQDEYGVVFFDGKEVPEDQVIVIPAAHPGLLVAGRDLIEGGLALEQAWRARAKNPVPSIILNEREDNGMTMEEAKVYVDAVAQARSNPNGAVMFIPFKIDASFEEHSGESFLETARNAIRLDVAAHMNLTAQSVEASKVQSTLTYETAQQAEAQTADRMAFWSEPIEARLSLDDVVASKHRVRFDFTDSRKSTTGTYTED, encoded by the coding sequence ATGGGAATTCTCGACTTGCTCCGCCCCGGCACCGCCGCTCGTAGTCGCTCCACGCGACCCACGGGCGGCGGTGTGCTGTTCCGCTCATCCTTTGCGACGCAGCACCCCAATGAGCTCGTATGGAACGACTATTTCGGGCAGCTCAGCCCCCACGGATCAGCTCGCCCCTACTCGCGTCTCGACGCGCTCCGCGTGCCCGCAATCGCTGCAAGCCGCAACCGCATCATCGAGCACCTAGCAGGGCGTCCACTCGTGGATTACACGCCCGAGGGTCGCGCAGAGCAGCAACCCGCATGGCTCACCCGCACAGACAACGCGCTGGCCATGTCGCCCTACCAGCGCACGGTGGCGATGCTGGACGACCACATCTTCAACGGCGTCTCCGCGTTCGCGGTGAACCGTGACGCAGGCGGCCAAATCACCGAAGCGCTGCACATTCCGTTCGACAGGTGGCACCAGGACGAGTACGGCGTCGTGTTCTTCGACGGCAAAGAGGTGCCCGAAGACCAGGTCATTGTCATTCCGGCTGCACACCCGGGGCTCCTCGTGGCAGGCCGCGACCTCATCGAGGGCGGGCTCGCCCTCGAACAGGCGTGGCGCGCGCGAGCTAAGAACCCCGTGCCCTCCATCATCCTCAACGAGCGCGAGGACAACGGCATGACGATGGAAGAAGCCAAGGTCTATGTGGATGCAGTCGCGCAGGCGCGCAGCAACCCGAACGGCGCGGTGATGTTCATCCCGTTCAAGATCGACGCCAGCTTCGAAGAGCACTCGGGGGAATCGTTCCTGGAGACAGCCCGCAACGCGATCCGACTGGACGTGGCCGCACACATGAACCTCACCGCGCAAAGCGTCGAAGCCTCCAAAGTGCAATCAACGCTCACCTACGAGACCGCGCAGCAGGCCGAGGCGCAGACAGCCGACCGCATGGCGTTCTGGTCTGAGCCCATCGAGGCGCGTCTCTCGCTCGATGACGTGGTGGCGAGCAAGCACCGCGTCAGGTTCGACTTCACCGACTCCCGCAAATCAACCACTGGCACATACACGGAGGACTAA